The window AAGCCTCGTTATCGCACTTTTGGCCCTGCTGACTGGGTTCATTACCGGCGCCGTCTTCTCCTTTGCCGGCGTCCCAATCCCGGCGCCGCCCTCGATTGCGGGCGTACTCGGCATCGTCGGCATCTACATCGGCTACAAGGCCATCGACTATCTCGGGTGGGGGTACAACCTCATCGAGGCACTCGGCCTGTAGCGAACGGAAGACCGATACGGGACGGTGTTCTACCGGGTTGTATGACCGACGAATTCGGCGTGTATCTGGTGACCGACGAGGGCCTTTCAGCGGGTCGCTCGACGGTCGAAATCGTCGAGGCCGCCATCCGTGGCGGCATCGATGTCGTCCAGTTGCGCGAAAAATCCGCCAGCGCGACCGACCGTTACGAACTCGGACGGAAACTCCGCGAACTGACCCGCGAGGCCGACGTTCCGCTCATCGTCAACGACCGCGTCGACCTCGCAGTCGCGCTCGATGCCGACGGCGTCCATCTCGGCGACGACGACCTGCCCGTCTCGGTCGCCCGCGAGCAGTTGGGCGAGGAGGCCATCATCGGCCGGTCGGTCTCGACGCCCGAGGCCGCCCGACGGGCCGAAGCGGCCGGCGCGGATTACCTCGGTGTCGGCGCCGTCTTCGCGACGGAGTCGAAAGGCGACGTGCCGCCCGAGGAGATGGGTATCGGCCTCGACCGGATTCGCGCGGTTCGAGAGGCGACGGACCTGCCGTTCGTCGGCATCGGCGGTGTGACGCCCGAAAACGCCGCGGACGTGGTTCAGGCGGGTGCCGACGGTGTTGCCGTCATCTCGGCGATTACGGGTGCCGACGACCCCGAAGCCGCGACTCAGGAACTCCACGATGCGGTCCGAGGGCGAGGGGTATCGGCTGATGTCTGAGGTCGATATCGACCTCTCGGCGGCGCTGGCGTCTGTCGAACAGGCCGGCCCGCTGGTCAACTCCGTGACGAACAACGTGACGGTCAACGACGTTGCCAACGTCACCCTGCACTGGGGCGGCCTGCCGGTCATGTCCGACGACGAACGGGAAGTCGGCGAGATGGTCTCGACCGCACAGGCCTGTCTGCTCAACATGGGCACGGTCGACGAGGCCGGCGAGCGGGCGATGATGGCAGCCGGCGATGCTGCCAACGAAAGCGACGTTCCCCTCGTCGTCGACCCGGTTGGCGTCGGCGCCACGTCGGTGCGGGACGGCGTCGCCGGACGGCTCGTCTCCGACCTCGACGTGACAGTCCTGAAAGGCAATTACGCCGAAATCACGGCACTCGTCGGAGAGGATGCGGAGGTCCGCGGTGTCGAATCGGTCGGCGAATACTCCGATATCGCCGAAACTGCCGTCGCCTGCGCTCGGGAACACGATACCGTCGTGGTCGCCTCCGGCGAGACGGACGTCGTTGCCACCGACGAAGCCGCCTACGAGGTGTCGGTCGGCCACCCGCTGATGGGACAGGTCGTCGGCACCGGCTGTATGCTCGGGGTCACCCTCGCGACGTTCGGCGGCGGCCTCGGCGTCGACCGGCCGCTCGAAATCGCGCTCGCGGGCACCGCCTGCTTCGGCCTCGCCGGCGAACGCGCAGCGGATGAGGGCGAATACAACGGCCCTGCGAGTTACAAAACGGCGTTCCTCGATACGGTCGCCAACATGGGTGCGGCGAACGCCCCCGTTGCCGACGAGCGTATTGAGCGGGTGCTTTCGGTGGAGTAAGGGCTGACTGTTTTAAAATCGAGAGATTGCATCCGCCGAGTGGGGCGCTTGAAAAGCGCCCCCGAGGCGGTTCACCGCGCGACCGCAGGGAGCGCGGGACCAAGGCCCGACCGCAGGGAGGGCCGCCGTGTCTTTTTCATCGAAGTTTTTGCCGGCGCGCGAAGCGCGCCGTGCAAAAAGTTCGTGGTTAGAAAGCGCCCGTCGTCACGTCGACGTCGGCGTAGAGGCTCTCCTTCAGCGAATCGTGGACGTGGCAGATGTCCTCGCCGAGTTCGAGAACGTCGTCTACCTCGTCGTCGCTGAGGTCGGCCTCGATTTGCATGTGGAAGCGAATCGCGGTGAGGTCGTCATCGTCGTTGATGTCGGCCTCGGCTTCGGTTTCGACCTTGCCGAGGTCGATGTCGAGTTCGTTCGAGGCGCCGGCACGGCAGGCGAACGTAAAGCAGGAGGCGTAGTCGGCGACGAGAACCTGATTGGGGCTGGGGCCTTCCTGCTCGGTTGCGTCGATGCTGAGTTCGAAATCGCCGGCACGGCTCAGCGCGTGATACTTCTCTTCGTTGACGGTGGTGGTGTTTATATCAGCCATAACAATCGAACGGTCGCACGGCACGCATAAAAAGGTGGGTCGCTTGCGGTCGGCTCCTGTCAGCCGTCCAGCGTGAACGTCTCTTCGCCTTTGAGGATGACTGCCTCGGCCTCGGTGCCGGTGGCCTTCAGTTCGCGTTCGAAGTCGGCGGTGTCGATTTCGATGGGCGGGAAGGTGTCGTAGTGCATCGGGGCGGCGTAGTCGACGCCGAGCCAGTCGGCGGCGATGGCGGCCTGTGTCGGCCCCATCGTGAAGTGGTCGCCGGCCGGCAGCGCGGCGAAGTCGGGCTCGAGGAACGGCCCGATGACGTCGCGCATCTCGGTCAGTAGGCTGGTGTCACCGGCGTGGTAGAAGGCGGTGTTGTCGCGGTCGGCTTCCTGCGTGGGCTTCTTTTCGCTGATGACGAAACCGCCCGGGACGCCGGCGGAGGCGCCGTAATCGGTCTCGATGCCGTTGGTGTGGGCCGCCTGTGTCATCGTCACCCACGCGTCGCCGCACTCGACGGTGCCACCGATGTTCATCCCTATCCCCCCGACGGCGTCGTAGTCGCCGAAGTTGTCCTCGACATAGGAGACCAGTTCCGGCACCGCGACGAGGCCAGCACCCTCGTAGCGGTCGACGTCGCCGATGTGGTCGGCGTGGCCGTGCGTGAGGAGGACGTAGTCGGGGTCCAGTTCCTCGGGGTCGGTGTCGGTCTTCGGGTTGTCGAAGAACGGGTCGATGAGTAGGTCGGTATCTTCGAGGCTCACATGCCACGTCGAATGACCGTACCAGGTAAGGTCCATAGCGGGTACAACTACTCAAGAATCACTAATAAGCGTACGTGACGCTATTTGTTCAAATACTGACACACCGTATCGATTCGAGGGAGTTAGGGCAGTCGACGCGCTCGGTCCGGTATGGACGTTCGGCGCGTCGACAGCGAGGCGGAGATGGCGGATGCCCTTACGGTTCGCCGTGAGGTGTTCATCGAAGAGCAGGGCGTCCCGGAGGACCTCGAAATCGACGGCAAGGACGAGGAAGCGATTCATTTCGTCGCCTACAGCGGGGGCGATGCCGTGGGTGCGGCCCGGCTCCGCGAGCACGACGAGGCGGCGGCGAAAGTCGAACGCGTGGCCGTCGTCGAGGACGAGCGGGAGACGGGACTGGGTCGGGCCATCATGGATACCGTCGAGGACGCCGCGCGAGCGGAGGGCTACGAGAGCGTTCTGCTCCACGCACAGGCGCCGGTTATCGGCTTCTACGAGACGTTGGGCTACGAAATCACGAGCGATGAGTTCGAAGAGGCGGGCATCCCCCATCGGGAGATGCGGAAGTCCCTCTAGCGGACCAGCGTGACGGTAGTGCCGGC of the Natronomonas halophila genome contains:
- a CDS encoding XapX domain-containing protein — its product is MVDASLVIALLALLTGFITGAVFSFAGVPIPAPPSIAGVLGIVGIYIGYKAIDYLGWGYNLIEALGL
- the thiE gene encoding thiamine phosphate synthase; translated protein: MTDEFGVYLVTDEGLSAGRSTVEIVEAAIRGGIDVVQLREKSASATDRYELGRKLRELTREADVPLIVNDRVDLAVALDADGVHLGDDDLPVSVAREQLGEEAIIGRSVSTPEAARRAEAAGADYLGVGAVFATESKGDVPPEEMGIGLDRIRAVREATDLPFVGIGGVTPENAADVVQAGADGVAVISAITGADDPEAATQELHDAVRGRGVSADV
- the thiM gene encoding hydroxyethylthiazole kinase; translated protein: MSEVDIDLSAALASVEQAGPLVNSVTNNVTVNDVANVTLHWGGLPVMSDDEREVGEMVSTAQACLLNMGTVDEAGERAMMAAGDAANESDVPLVVDPVGVGATSVRDGVAGRLVSDLDVTVLKGNYAEITALVGEDAEVRGVESVGEYSDIAETAVACAREHDTVVVASGETDVVATDEAAYEVSVGHPLMGQVVGTGCMLGVTLATFGGGLGVDRPLEIALAGTACFGLAGERAADEGEYNGPASYKTAFLDTVANMGAANAPVADERIERVLSVE
- a CDS encoding OsmC family protein gives rise to the protein MADINTTTVNEEKYHALSRAGDFELSIDATEQEGPSPNQVLVADYASCFTFACRAGASNELDIDLGKVETEAEADINDDDDLTAIRFHMQIEADLSDDEVDDVLELGEDICHVHDSLKESLYADVDVTTGAF
- a CDS encoding metal-dependent hydrolase gives rise to the protein MDLTWYGHSTWHVSLEDTDLLIDPFFDNPKTDTDPEELDPDYVLLTHGHADHIGDVDRYEGAGLVAVPELVSYVEDNFGDYDAVGGIGMNIGGTVECGDAWVTMTQAAHTNGIETDYGASAGVPGGFVISEKKPTQEADRDNTAFYHAGDTSLLTEMRDVIGPFLEPDFAALPAGDHFTMGPTQAAIAADWLGVDYAAPMHYDTFPPIEIDTADFERELKATGTEAEAVILKGEETFTLDG
- a CDS encoding GNAT family N-acetyltransferase; its protein translation is MDVRRVDSEAEMADALTVRREVFIEEQGVPEDLEIDGKDEEAIHFVAYSGGDAVGAARLREHDEAAAKVERVAVVEDERETGLGRAIMDTVEDAARAEGYESVLLHAQAPVIGFYETLGYEITSDEFEEAGIPHREMRKSL